The following are from one region of the Microbacterium paraoxydans genome:
- a CDS encoding Fpg/Nei family DNA glycosylase, whose product MPEMPEVEGLVAFLGERTTGRTITRASVAAIAALKTYDPPISALEGAAITGAERRGKFVVLSCGSELHLVFHLAKAGWLRWYETLPTTLLKPGKSPIALRIALDDGSGFDLTEAGTKKSLAVYVVRDPAEVPGIARLGPDPLDPSFTRDAFAALLDDRRMQIKGLLRDQGVIAGIGNAYSDEILHAARMSPYAIAGTLDDAEIDRLFAAMQETLAEAVAAAAGKPPADLKDAKRRGMRVHARRGEACPVCGDEVRSVFFADRSLEYCPTCQTGGKVLADRRLSRLLK is encoded by the coding sequence ATGCCTGAGATGCCGGAGGTCGAAGGACTCGTCGCGTTCCTCGGCGAGCGCACCACCGGACGCACGATCACCCGTGCCTCCGTGGCCGCGATCGCCGCGCTGAAGACCTACGACCCGCCGATCTCGGCACTGGAAGGCGCGGCGATCACCGGGGCGGAGCGCCGCGGCAAGTTCGTGGTGCTGTCCTGCGGGTCCGAGCTGCACCTCGTCTTCCACCTGGCGAAGGCCGGATGGCTGCGCTGGTACGAAACCCTGCCGACCACGCTCCTCAAGCCGGGCAAGTCGCCCATCGCGCTGCGGATCGCCCTCGACGACGGCAGCGGCTTCGACCTGACCGAGGCCGGGACGAAGAAGTCGCTGGCCGTGTACGTGGTCCGCGACCCCGCCGAGGTGCCCGGCATCGCCCGGCTCGGCCCCGACCCGCTCGATCCGTCCTTCACCCGCGACGCCTTCGCCGCGCTGCTGGACGACCGACGGATGCAGATCAAGGGTCTGCTGCGCGACCAGGGCGTGATCGCGGGCATCGGCAACGCCTACTCGGACGAGATCCTGCACGCGGCCCGCATGTCGCCGTACGCGATCGCCGGCACGCTGGACGACGCCGAGATCGACCGCCTGTTCGCGGCGATGCAGGAGACCCTCGCCGAGGCCGTGGCGGCCGCTGCGGGAAAACCCCCGGCTGATCTCAAGGACGCCAAGCGCCGCGGCATGCGGGTGCACGCCCGCCGGGGCGAGGCGTGCCCGGTCTGCGGCGATGAGGTGCGCAGCGTCTTCTTCGCCGACCGCTCTCTGGAGTACTGCCCCACCTGTCAGACCGGCGGCAAGGTGCTCGCCGACCGGCGGCTCTCCCGCCTGCTCAAGTGA
- a CDS encoding GNAT family N-acetyltransferase: MLPVTLTTARLVLHAPTEADVDAITEACQDPEIARWTTVPSPYFRQDAEDFVALVEQWWEDGSQTVWGVYADDVLVGMVGLHHIGEHPAGGHAELGYWVVADARGRGYLVEAARAVLDWGFAELGLARIRWQAVVGNVPSARAARALGFRFEGTMRQGLTSQRGRDDGWLAGLLRDDDRTPVEWPML; this comes from the coding sequence ATGCTTCCGGTCACCCTCACCACCGCACGACTCGTCCTCCATGCCCCGACGGAGGCGGATGTCGACGCGATCACCGAGGCGTGCCAGGACCCGGAGATCGCGCGGTGGACGACGGTGCCCTCCCCCTACTTCCGGCAGGACGCGGAGGACTTCGTCGCCCTCGTCGAGCAGTGGTGGGAGGACGGCTCGCAGACCGTCTGGGGTGTCTACGCCGACGACGTCCTCGTGGGCATGGTCGGACTCCACCACATCGGGGAGCATCCGGCCGGGGGCCATGCCGAGCTCGGCTACTGGGTCGTCGCGGACGCCCGCGGCCGCGGCTACCTCGTCGAGGCCGCGCGGGCCGTGCTCGACTGGGGCTTCGCGGAGCTCGGCCTCGCCCGCATCCGCTGGCAGGCCGTCGTGGGCAACGTCCCCTCCGCCCGCGCCGCCCGCGCCCTCGGCTTCCGCTTCGAAGGCACCATGCGTCAGGGACTCACCAGCCAGCGCGGACGGGACGACGGCTGGCTCGCCGGGCTGCTGCGCGACGACGACCGGACGCCGGTCGAGTGGCCGATGCTCTGA